One region of Rana temporaria chromosome 11, aRanTem1.1, whole genome shotgun sequence genomic DNA includes:
- the FIBIN gene encoding fin bud initiation factor homolog: MTGFQLMWLGIFFNLCYGFYNGPLHPEMSNGTLHHYFVPDGDYEENDDPEKCQMLFRVTDERSCASGEGQSLSLKEEFIVIKRQIEDAERVLESISKSISYDLDGEESYGKYLGRESSQISEAFSNSDKSLTELELKFKQSQENEMNEMKGLNDDFVDMMIHTRAVLRETLDVSMGLRDKHELLSLTIRSHGARLSRLKNDYLKV, encoded by the coding sequence ATGACAGGATTTCAGCTTATGTGGCTTGGAATTTTCTTCAACCTGTGTTATGGTTTCTACAATGGCCCCCTGCACCCCGAGATGTCCAACGGAACTCTGCATCATTATTTTGTCCCTGATGGGGACTATGAAGAAAACGATGACCCTGAGAAGTGTCAGATGCTCTTTAGAGTGACCGATGAAAGATCTTGTGCTTCCGGAGAGGGGCAATCTCTTTCCTTAAAGGAAGAATTCATCGTGATCAAAAGACAGATAGAAGACGCCGAGAGAGTACTCGAAAGCATCAGCAAAAGCATATCCTATGACCTGGATGGAGAAGAAAGCTACGGAAAATACCTGGGGAGGGAGTCCTCCCAGATTAGCGAAGCCTTCTCCAACTCGGATAAGTCTTTGACGGAACTGGAATTAAAGTTTAAGCAGAGCCAAGAAAACGAGATGAACgagatgaaggggttaaacgATGACTTTGTGGATATGATGATCCACACGAGAGCTGTGCTTAGGGAAACTTTAGATGTCTCTATGGGACTTAGGGATAAACATGAACTCCTGTCTTTAACTATTCGAAGCCACGGTGCTAGACTAAGCAGGCTGAAAAATGACTATCTGAAAGTTTGA